The following is a genomic window from Bordetella petrii.
AGGCGAGGCCGGTATGTCCGAGCAGCAGCACGTCCGTGCGGACGGGACCGTGACGTTCCTTCCGCATCGGCTCAACCGCCACCCCGTTGTCGTGCGCGGCCTCACCGCCGACGAGCTGTGGATCTGCTGCGGCTTGTCCGGTGCGGCCGGCCTGCTGGTCGGCGCACCGCTGTCCTGGGTGTTCCGCACGATCGCCATCGCGCCGACGTTCGTCGTCCTGGGCGTAGCCCTGGGCGTCTTCATCGGCGGCGGCATCCTGCGCCGCCTCAAGCGCGGGCGCCCCGACACCTGGCTGTATCGGCAACTGCAATGGCGCATCGCTACGCGCTATCCGTTGATGGCGGGCTGGGTGGGCGGCCACGTTCTGATCTCGCGCTCAGGCTTCTGGACCACCCGACGGTCTGCATCAAGGGGAGCACGATGAGCCGCTTCAAGAACGAGATCGCCCACCTGCAGGCGCACATCAAGACGCTTCGCCTGGGTGCCGGTGCCCTGGTCATCGTCGCCCTGGTCATGGGCGGCGGCTGGTGGAGTGCGCCGCGCGACCTGACCATCCACGTCCCGCCCGACCTGCGCTCCGGCAGTACCCGCAAGTGGTGGGAGGTGCCACCCGAATCGGTCTATGCGTTCACGTTCTACGTGTTTCAAACCCTCAATCGCTGGCCGACGAATGGCGAAGAGGACTACGCGCGCAATCTCCACACGCTCTCGCCGTACCTCACGCCGTCCTG
Proteins encoded in this region:
- a CDS encoding TIGR03750 family conjugal transfer protein, producing the protein MSEQQHVRADGTVTFLPHRLNRHPVVVRGLTADELWICCGLSGAAGLLVGAPLSWVFRTIAIAPTFVVLGVALGVFIGGGILRRLKRGRPDTWLYRQLQWRIATRYPLMAGWVGGHVLISRSGFWTTRRSASRGAR